Below is a genomic region from Verrucomicrobiia bacterium.
GAAAAACCAAACACGAAACAGCACATGAACCTGAATCAAGTATTCCAACTCGCGCTGGCCGCGGCGTTCCCCGCCGTTGCTTGCGCCAACAGCATCACCGGCCCCAGCAGCTCGCAATCGCCCTACGTCATCGGCTCCCAGCCCGGCGTGGTGACCGTTTCCGTCCTCACCGTCGGCGATGCCGTCAACTACAAGGCTGACGGTGTGACGCCTTACCGCATGGTGGGCATCCCGGACGGTCTTGGTGCGTTCGACAACGGTGACGGCACTTTCACCGTGTTGATGAATCAGGAACTCGGCAGCACGATTGGAGTCGCCCGTGATCATGGCATGAAAGGCGCCTTCGTCTCCAAGTGGATCATCGACAAGGGAGACTTCACCGTGCGGCATGGCGAAGATTTGATGAAGCAGGCGTGGGCGTGGACAACCAACGGTTACGTTCTGAATACCAACCAGCCGTTCAACCGTTTTTGCTCCGCGGATCTTCCCGCGCTGACGGCATTTTACAATCCGGCCAGCGGGCTGGGTTACCATGGCCGCATTTTCATGGACGGCGAAGAGAGCGGCACCGAAGGCCGCGCCATGGCCCACTTGATGGATGGCAACAGCTACGAACTGCCTGCCGTCGGGAAGCTGGCGTTTGAAAACGTCGTTGCCAATCCCGGCACGGGTGACAAGACCGTTGTTGCGGGCACTGATGATGGCACGGGTGGTCAGGTTTACATGTATGCGGGCACCAAAACCAGTTCTGCTGATCCAATCAACGCGGCGGGCCTCGACAACGGCGTGCTCTACGGCATCAAGGTCGCCGGCTTTGCGGCCGAGCCAGCGGCGACTGGCATTCCTTCCGGGACCGCCTTCACCTGCGTCAACCTCGGCGACGTCAAGTTGAAGACGGGTTCGCAGATTGAAAGCGACAGCCAAACGAATGGGGTCACCAGCTTCAATCGTCCGGAGGACAGTTGCTGGGATCCAAGCAATCCGAACGATTTTTACTTCGTGACGACGGCGAGCTTCACCGGCAACAGCCGGCTCTGGCGTTTGCGCTTCGTGGATGCGAGCCGGCCGGAACTCGGCGGCACCATAGATATGCTGCTCGCCGGAGGGGAAGGCCCGAAGATGATGGACAACATCACCGTCTCCAAGCGTGGTTCGGTGTTCATCCTCGAAGATGTCGGCAACAATCCTCACATTGGCAAGATTTGGCGTTACAGCATTGCGAAAGACACCGTTGAACAAGTCGCTGCCCATGATCCGAACCGCTTTGCGGTGGGTGGTTCAAAGTTTCTGACTCAGGATGAAGAAGCCTCGGGGATCATTCCGATGAATGAAATTCTGGGCGAAGGCTGGTATCTCTTCGATACTCAGGCGCACTACAATACTGGCGACTCCGAGACGGTCGAAGGCGGACAGTTGCAATTGCTGCACTTCCCGCCCGGTCGCGAAAAGTAATCTTCCGTAAAGTCCGACTCAATGGCGGGGCTTGCGCGAGCAGGCCTCGCCCTTTTTGTTGCCTTCAAGTTTGTAGTCCCGGCTTTAGTCGGTCCCTTTGGGGGGCGTTAATCGGAGTTTTCTCGGAGACTGCCTAAAGGCAGGACTACGAGCTTGCCGCCTTGATAGCCTCCAGCTCCTCCCAACGAGCATAAAGCGTGGCGATGGTTTCTTTGGTGGCATCGAGTTCGCCGGTGAGTTGGTTGACTTGGGCGCCCTGTTTGCGGAAGAACTCCGGGTCGGCGAACAGCCCTTCGATGCGCGCAACTTCCGCTTCCGCAGCCTGAATCTGTGCTTCGATGCCTTCCAACTCGCGCGCCTCCTTGAACGAGAGCTTGCGCGGCCTGGCCGGCTTTGTAGCCGCACCTCGTGAGTGTGCGGTTGCCTTGTTCAAAGCGACGATGTCCGCGCTTTCCCGGGATGCCGCTGCGGCTGCACGTTCCTTCTTCTCGATGTAATAATCGTAGTCGCCGACGCTGTGATGGATTTTGCCGTCGCCTTCGAACGCGAGAATGTCTGTGCAGACACGGTTCAGGAAATAGCGATCGTGGCTGACCACGCACACGACACCGGGGAACGCGATGAGCGCTTCTTCCAACACGCGTAGTGTCGGCAGATCCAAGTCATTTGTCGGCTCGTCGAGGATAAGAAAGTTGCCGCCGGCCTTGAGAATTTTCGCCAGCAGCAAACGGCTCCTTTCGCCGCCGCTGAGCTTCTTGATCGGAGTCACGATGCGGTCGTCGGCGAAGAGGAAGCGCTTGAGATAGGCGCGGACGGAAATCTTTGATTCGCCCCAGTTCACGAAGTCTTTGCCTTCGGAGGCTTCGTCGAGCACGGTCGCCTCGTCATTCAACTGGAGCCGCGCCTGGTCCACGTAGTTGAATTTCGTCAGCTGCCCGATCTTCACGATGCCGTCCGTTGGCAGGAGCTGGCCGATGGTGGCTTTGAGCAACGTGGTTTTTCCGAGGCCGTTGCGCCCGCACACACCGATCCGGTGGCCGTTCTCAAAGACGAAGTTGAATCCGCTGAACAACGTGCGCCCGCCGAGTTCCATGCCGAGATTGGTCAGTTCCACCGTGCGATTGCCGAGTTGCGGCGGCGGCGGGATGACGAGTTCCATGTCCTCCTCGACCGGCCTGGCTTCCTGCGCGGAAACGTCGTCGAAGCGCTCGAAGCGGTTCTTCGCCTTCTTGCGTTGTGCGCGTGGACCGGTGCGAACCCATTCGAGTTCCTTGCGCAGAAACATCTGGCGCTTGTGCTCGACCGTGGCGTCGGCGGCCTGGCGCTCGGCCTTGTCGAGCAGGTAATCGGTGTAGTTGCCGTCGTGCCACCAGAACTTGCCGTCGCACAGCTCGACGATGCGGTTCACCACGCGGTCGAGGAAATAGCGGTCGTGCGTGACGACCAGGAACGTGCCGTTGAACTCGTTTAAAAAATCGGCCAACCACTCGATGGACTCGGGGTCGAGATGGTTCGTCGGCTCATCGAGGATTAGGAAATCCGGTCGCGACACAATCGCCCGTGCCAGCGCGACACGCCGCTTTTCGCCACCGGAAAGCGTGGCGATGTCGCGGTCGCCCGCCGGACAGTTCAGGTGCGACATCGCGGTTTCGATGCGCGAATCCACCGTCCAGCCTTCGAGCGTCTGGATGCGATGCTCCAGTTCCTCGTGCCGCTTCGAGTCGTGCGGCAGCGATTCGAACTCTGCAATCAGGTCGAGCGTGCGTTGCGCGCCCGCTCGCACGTTGCCGCGCACGTCGAGCGCCGGATCGAGCGTGAAGTCCTGCGACAGATAGCTGACCACCAGATCGCGCCGCCGCGTGACGTCACCGGCATCCGGCACCAGCAACCCGGCGAGGATTTTCAGGAACGTCGTCTTGCCGCAGCCGTTGCGACCGACCAGCCCGATGCGTTGCCCCTCGTCAATGGCGAGCGTGGCCGCGTCGAGGATGGCGCGGTCGTTGTAGCGGACGGTGACGTCGGTGGCGTTGATAATCGTGGACATGGAGCAATGAATAACGGTGAAATCCCGATGACGAGTGTGCGTCAATAGATTTCCCAGCACGAGGCTGACTGGTCTTGCGCGAACGTTTGCAAAGCCCCGGCCTGATCCCGAAGCACCTGCGCCACGACGGCTGTGGGCTGATTGCCGCAGCGGAGCAGGATGACTTTGGGCGGCGGACCAAATAACGCCGCCATATCGGCAAAGTCCGAGTCTTGCGTTACGAGCGTGAAACCGTTGCGTTTGGCGTGATCCCAGATGGTGCGATCATCGGCCTCATGCAGCCCCAGCAACCGCACTTGCTGGGAATCCGGAAACACGTCGGCCAAAAGTTTGCAGAGCTTGAAGCTGAGGTTCTGATCGAACAGCAGCTTCATGCAGCGGAGAGAAGGCGCCGTTCACGATCCGCGGCGAAAGCGAGACAAGCACGGATGTCCTCTTCCGTGAGTTCTGGATAATCGGAAAGAATCTGCTCGTGTGACATGCCGGCGGCCAGCCAACCCAGCACGTCAGCAACTGCAATGCGCATACGGCGGATGCTCGGACGTCCGCCGCGCTTGCCGGGTTCGATGGTAATGATGTGTTGGTAGTTCAAGTTCATGATCGCCCAACTGGACTTTATTATGCCGCTTTGGGCTTTTGCCGGCAACTGGTTGTTCAGACTTATTCCACGCCCGCCCGATGCCGGTAAAGCGCCACCAGCGCAGCGCCGATGGCTTGCGAGAGTTCGCCGAGCACGGCGGGCACGATCTGGAGGGTTTTGCGTTGGGCGGGCCAGAAATACGGTTCCGCCGCCGCGCGGATGCCTTTGAGGTAACGCTCGCGGAATTCGGGCGTGGTGGCCTCGGTGTCCATCAAGCCGCCGCCAATGATGACGATGCCGGCGTCGAATGCGAGCGTGAGGTTCGCGATGTGCAGCCCCATGGCGCGGGCCTGGAAGTCGAAGATTTCCAGCGCCAGCGCATCGCCCTTTTGGGCGCGGCCGCGGAGCGAAAGCGCCTTTTCCTTCGGCGTGCCGGTGGCGGTGGCGAGTTCGTGGTTCGGAAATTTCTTCAGCTTTTCCTCCAGCAAATGCGGCAGGCCGGAAATCGTGGTGTAAACCTCGAAGCAGCCCCAGTCGCGGCCGCAGCCGCACGGGAACGGCTTGATGCCGCCCAGCATTTGCAGCGGCGCGGGCATGTGCGCGCCTTCCATGCTCGCCAGCGTGTCGCCGGGCAGCGGCAATCCGTTCTGATCAATGTAAGCGCAGCCCAGGCCGGAGCCGGGCATGAGCATCAACACGGAGTGTTTCGTGTCCTTCCGGGCGTAACGCGCTTCGGCCACGCCGCCGAACTGGCCGTCGTTGCCCATCACGAGCGGAATCGGACGCCCGGCGGCCTGCGCCAGCGCGCGGCTGTAATCCTCATGCACATCCCAGCCCGCGAAACTCGGCGGTAGATTCGCCGAACGATCCAGCACGCCGTAACGTTGATACGGCCCGGGAATGGCGAGTCCGACGCCATTCACCTGCGCCCAGGTCAGGTGGTGTTCCTGGAGAAAAATATTGCAGGATTCGATCCAGCCGCTGATGACCGCTGTGGTGCCCTGCTGGGAATTGGTGGGGCGCTGAAAAACTTTCCGGGAGACGGGTTCTTCGTTTTCCCAGACGGCGTTGATCTTGGTGGTCGTCGCGCCGCTGTCGGTGCCGAGGTAGAGGTGTTGCGGTGAACTCATGTCACGTGTCGATTCCAAATGTCCGAGCAGTGTGGTTCACGCGCCGGGAAAAGGGAAGCCGCCAATGGCATGGGCTCCGGCGACGTTCAGCGCGGTGGAAAACAAGTTCAGGCCGGCGAACGCATGAACGGCCGGGGCCGGCTTCGAACCCGGCGTGCCGTTGCGGATGGCTCGCCGTTGAACGCGGAACCTGAAGACGCGAGGGAACACTGCCGGTCAATGAACCGGCGATTCCGCTTTCACGTTGGCGAGCGACTGGCTGGTGTCCCAACCGCCGCCGAGTGCTTTCACGAGACCCACGGTGGCGACGCGTTGCTCGCCTTCCAATTGGGCCACCGTGCGTTGTCGCTCCAACGCGGCGCTTTGCGCGGTGGCGACTTCGAGGAACGTCACCAGGCCCGCCTTGTAGCGGTTATTGGCAATCGCCAGCGTGTGTTCGGCGGCGGCGAGCGCGGCGCGTTCGGAATCCAGTTGCGCGGCCAGCAGGCGTTGCGCGGCGAGTTGATCCTCCACGTCCGCGAACGCGCTCAGCACGGTCTGCCGGTAATTCGCCACCGTGGCGTCGTAACCGGCGCGGGCGGCCGCGAGCTGGGCCCGATTGCGCCCCCCGGTGAACAGCGGCAGCTCCAGCGAGGGGCCGACCGACCACATCCGGCTCGGCCAGTTGAACGCGCTGCCGGCGTCCACGGATTCAAATCCCGCGAGGCCGTTGAGGCGGATGCGTGGGTAGAAGGCGGCTTGCGCCACGCCCACGTTTGCATTGGCGGCGGCCATGCGCCGTTCGGCGGCGGCAATGTCCGGCCGGCGTTCGAGCAATTCGCTTGGCAGGCTGACGGGCAAATTCGGCAGCGCGCGATCTGTCGTCGTGGTCGCAGCGACCGCAACGTTGAAGCTCGTGGCGGGCTGGCCGCACAACGTGGCGAGGGCGTGGAGCAATTGCGTTCGCTGGAGTTCCAGCGCCGGCAGTTGCGCCTCGGCGGTGCGCAGTTGTGTTTCGGCCTGTGCGACGTCGAGATCGGAAACGATGCCGCCCTGGCGTCGGTTGCGGGTGAGTTCGAGCGAGCGGCGATACGTTTCAATCGTGTCCGCGACCAGGGCCCGCTCGGTGTCGAGTGCGCGCAGGGTGAAATAATCCGCGGCCACTTCTGTTTGCAGTGCGAGCTTCACGGCGGCGAGATCGTCGGCCACAGCGTAAAAGGCGGCCCGGGCTGATTCGGATTCGCGCCGGGCGCGGCCCCACAAATCGACTTCCCAGCCAAGTTCCAGCGCGGTGGCAAAAGTGTTGTAAGTGTGCGCAACCCCGGCGGCCTTGCCGCTTTGGGGCGCGTTTACACTGGTGCGCTGCCGCGTCGCTGAACCGGTGGCGGCGAGATTCGGAAACAAATCGGCATGCGCCAGATCGAACTCGGCGCGGGCCTGGTCAAAGCGCGCGACGGCACCGACCAGCGTCTGGTTTTCGCTGGTGGCGAGCGTCTCCAGCCGGCTCAATTCGGCGTCGTCAAAAAGGCTCCACCACGTCCCGCGCGGCAGGTGCGCTGCGGGCTCCGCGACTTTCCACTCGTTGGTGCCGGCGCCAAAGGCGGCGGGCAGGGACTGCGCTGGGAGCGCGGCGGGACGCTGGTAATCCGGGCCGGCGGCGCAGCCCGCGAGCAGCACCAGCCCGGCGCCACCAAGAACGGTGAGGGTTTTCATTGCGCGGCCAGATTCCTGGTTTCCGGTTGCGCCACCTGCACGGTCATGCCGTCGGTGATGGAATCAGGCGGGTTGTCAATGATACGGTCGCCGGGGTTCAGGCCAGCTAGAACTTCCACCGTCTTGCCGAAGTCGCGCCCCAGCGTGACGGAACGCAAATGCGCCTTGTGGTCGTCGCCAACCACCGCGACCTGCATGCCTTCAGCACGGAAAATCAGGGCGTTGTCCGAAAGAGTCAGCACTTTCGGCGCGGCGGACTCGTTGAAGCGCACCTGGGCGTAACTGCCGGCGAGGAGGTCGCCGTTTGGATTGTTCACCTGCAGTTCCACCTGCAACGTGCGCGAGGCGGGATCCATCGCGCCGGCCGTGCGGGTGAGTTCGCCGGTGAACTTGCGGCCCGGCTGTTCGAGAAACGTCAGCTCCGCCTTCTGGCCGGGCGCCAGCGCGTGGACGTATTGCTGCGGCACGCGCACGTAAACGCGCAACGGATCGGTCTGGGCCATGCGGAACAGTTCGGGCCCGCTGCCGGCGGCGATGAGCTGGCCGATGTCCGTGTTGCGCGCGGTGATGGTGCCGGTGAACGGCGCGGTGACGCGGGCAAAGTTCTGCAACTGCTCCAGCCGGTTGTAATTGGCCTGCGCGGCGGCGAGGTTCGCCTGTTTCAGCGCGTAGTCGGATTGTTTCTCGGCCGTCTCCTGCTCGCTGACGCTGGCGGTCTTCAGCAATTCCGACCAGCGGTCGGCGGTGATTTTGGCGAGGTCGAGCGCGGCCTTCGCCTGGTTCACCTCGGCCTTCGCCTGTGCGAGCTGCTGATTGAGTTCGGGCGTGTCAATTTCCGCCAGCACCTGGCCGTTGGTGACGTGATCGCCAATGTCCACGAGCCACGCCTTCAAATAGCCGCTGGCCCGGGCATGAATCGAAGCCTGAATGAACGCCTGCACGTCGGCGGGCAGGGGCGTGCCCCATGCGGCTTGCGCGGGCGTCGGCGTGATGACGCTCACGGTCGGCGCGGATTCGGTGCGCGCCGCGACAATCAGCTTGCGGTGCGCCAGCCAGCGCGGCACCAGGCCAACGGCCAGGCCGATGACGAGCAGGAGGACGACCACTTCCGCGACCCGCCGTAAACGAACGGGCGGCGGTGCGTCGGGCGAGGAGGATGCGTTTGTGTTCATGGCGTTGTCGAAGCGGTTTGGGACTGCG
It encodes:
- a CDS encoding alkaline phosphatase PhoX — translated: MNLNQVFQLALAAAFPAVACANSITGPSSSQSPYVIGSQPGVVTVSVLTVGDAVNYKADGVTPYRMVGIPDGLGAFDNGDGTFTVLMNQELGSTIGVARDHGMKGAFVSKWIIDKGDFTVRHGEDLMKQAWAWTTNGYVLNTNQPFNRFCSADLPALTAFYNPASGLGYHGRIFMDGEESGTEGRAMAHLMDGNSYELPAVGKLAFENVVANPGTGDKTVVAGTDDGTGGQVYMYAGTKTSSADPINAAGLDNGVLYGIKVAGFAAEPAATGIPSGTAFTCVNLGDVKLKTGSQIESDSQTNGVTSFNRPEDSCWDPSNPNDFYFVTTASFTGNSRLWRLRFVDASRPELGGTIDMLLAGGEGPKMMDNITVSKRGSVFILEDVGNNPHIGKIWRYSIAKDTVEQVAAHDPNRFAVGGSKFLTQDEEASGIIPMNEILGEGWYLFDTQAHYNTGDSETVEGGQLQLLHFPPGREK
- a CDS encoding ABC-F family ATP-binding cassette domain-containing protein, whose product is MSTIINATDVTVRYNDRAILDAATLAIDEGQRIGLVGRNGCGKTTFLKILAGLLVPDAGDVTRRRDLVVSYLSQDFTLDPALDVRGNVRAGAQRTLDLIAEFESLPHDSKRHEELEHRIQTLEGWTVDSRIETAMSHLNCPAGDRDIATLSGGEKRRVALARAIVSRPDFLILDEPTNHLDPESIEWLADFLNEFNGTFLVVTHDRYFLDRVVNRIVELCDGKFWWHDGNYTDYLLDKAERQAADATVEHKRQMFLRKELEWVRTGPRAQRKKAKNRFERFDDVSAQEARPVEEDMELVIPPPPQLGNRTVELTNLGMELGGRTLFSGFNFVFENGHRIGVCGRNGLGKTTLLKATIGQLLPTDGIVKIGQLTKFNYVDQARLQLNDEATVLDEASEGKDFVNWGESKISVRAYLKRFLFADDRIVTPIKKLSGGERSRLLLAKILKAGGNFLILDEPTNDLDLPTLRVLEEALIAFPGVVCVVSHDRYFLNRVCTDILAFEGDGKIHHSVGDYDYYIEKKERAAAAASRESADIVALNKATAHSRGAATKPARPRKLSFKEARELEGIEAQIQAAEAEVARIEGLFADPEFFRKQGAQVNQLTGELDATKETIATLYARWEELEAIKAASS
- a CDS encoding DUF5615 family PIN-like protein, whose product is MKLLFDQNLSFKLCKLLADVFPDSQQVRLLGLHEADDRTIWDHAKRNGFTLVTQDSDFADMAALFGPPPKVILLRCGNQPTAVVAQVLRDQAGALQTFAQDQSASCWEIY
- a CDS encoding DUF433 domain-containing protein — protein: MNYQHIITIEPGKRGGRPSIRRMRIAVADVLGWLAAGMSHEQILSDYPELTEEDIRACLAFAADRERRLLSAA
- a CDS encoding ROK family protein translates to MSSPQHLYLGTDSGATTTKINAVWENEEPVSRKVFQRPTNSQQGTTAVISGWIESCNIFLQEHHLTWAQVNGVGLAIPGPYQRYGVLDRSANLPPSFAGWDVHEDYSRALAQAAGRPIPLVMGNDGQFGGVAEARYARKDTKHSVLMLMPGSGLGCAYIDQNGLPLPGDTLASMEGAHMPAPLQMLGGIKPFPCGCGRDWGCFEVYTTISGLPHLLEEKLKKFPNHELATATGTPKEKALSLRGRAQKGDALALEIFDFQARAMGLHIANLTLAFDAGIVIIGGGLMDTEATTPEFRERYLKGIRAAAEPYFWPAQRKTLQIVPAVLGELSQAIGAALVALYRHRAGVE
- a CDS encoding efflux transporter outer membrane subunit — its product is MKTLTVLGGAGLVLLAGCAAGPDYQRPAALPAQSLPAAFGAGTNEWKVAEPAAHLPRGTWWSLFDDAELSRLETLATSENQTLVGAVARFDQARAEFDLAHADLFPNLAATGSATRQRTSVNAPQSGKAAGVAHTYNTFATALELGWEVDLWGRARRESESARAAFYAVADDLAAVKLALQTEVAADYFTLRALDTERALVADTIETYRRSLELTRNRRQGGIVSDLDVAQAETQLRTAEAQLPALELQRTQLLHALATLCGQPATSFNVAVAATTTTDRALPNLPVSLPSELLERRPDIAAAERRMAAANANVGVAQAAFYPRIRLNGLAGFESVDAGSAFNWPSRMWSVGPSLELPLFTGGRNRAQLAAARAGYDATVANYRQTVLSAFADVEDQLAAQRLLAAQLDSERAALAAAEHTLAIANNRYKAGLVTFLEVATAQSAALERQRTVAQLEGEQRVATVGLVKALGGGWDTSQSLANVKAESPVH
- a CDS encoding efflux RND transporter periplasmic adaptor subunit, giving the protein MNTNASSSPDAPPPVRLRRVAEVVVLLLVIGLAVGLVPRWLAHRKLIVAARTESAPTVSVITPTPAQAAWGTPLPADVQAFIQASIHARASGYLKAWLVDIGDHVTNGQVLAEIDTPELNQQLAQAKAEVNQAKAALDLAKITADRWSELLKTASVSEQETAEKQSDYALKQANLAAAQANYNRLEQLQNFARVTAPFTGTITARNTDIGQLIAAGSGPELFRMAQTDPLRVYVRVPQQYVHALAPGQKAELTFLEQPGRKFTGELTRTAGAMDPASRTLQVELQVNNPNGDLLAGSYAQVRFNESAAPKVLTLSDNALIFRAEGMQVAVVGDDHKAHLRSVTLGRDFGKTVEVLAGLNPGDRIIDNPPDSITDGMTVQVAQPETRNLAAQ